ATAACAGGCATTGAACTCAAGAGAACCATTGCAGCGGCAGAAAGAGCAGTAATCATTCTGTGGGGGTATTTCCCTGAATTCCTGAGCGGGAGGAATCTTTTCACGCAGATCGAAGCAGGGATAAAAGCTGCCGTCAGTATCAACGAATGCAGAAAGTTTCCCTGCAAAACACTTCATCCGGCGGGGGAACTTACCTGATTTCAAGGCTTTTTTCAGAAGCCTCAGATTGGCACTTGAATTGGCGATTCTGGCTCCTTTTTTTTCCAGTTGTTGAAGTCTTTCGATGACGCTGATCAGGCGGGTGTTACCGGGATAACTGAAATCACCGCTGAGTTTGTGGGGCGAAAAAAGTTCAAAATCTGCATAGAATCCAATTTCCGAAGCTTTCTCCAGGATAAAATCGACATCTTCCAGATTTTCCCTGCAGAGAACTGTAGCAGTAATCACTTTTTTTCCGGAAGCCACAAGTTTCCTGATCAGGCGCAGGATTTCTTCAGTGGAAGGCCTGCCTCTTAATAATTTCTGCGTTTCTGTGTTACCTTCCAGGGACAGGAAAAAAGTCTTGAAATACTGCCAGATGCTCTTTTTTTCTTCCAGCAGAATCCCGTTTGAATTAAGAGTCAGATGAAATCCCTGTTTACAAGCGAATTCTGCGATTTCAGAAATATCATCTCTGAGTAGAGGTTCACCGCCGGTGAATCCCAATCTCAGGCAGCCAAGTCTTTTAAGCGACTCCAGAATTCTGATGACTTTGGAGGTAGAAAGCTCATTCAGACCCCGGCTGGGGATTGCACAGTAAGGGCATGAGAGCTGACAGCGGTCAGTAAGAGAAAAAGAAACTGCCAGAGGATATTTCCAGCCGGAAATAAAATGGCCTGCATTCCGTGTGACAAGTCTAGATAGAAATAGCAGAGGATTCATGGTTAAATGTTAGCGGCTGAGTATTTCGAAATCAAGATTATAAAGTGATTTGATTGAAAATCCAAGGTATTGTTGATAAAATAAAATCTGACACTGGAGGATATATGCAAAGAATTCTGATCCTGGTTCTAATCCTGCCGGCCTTTTTTTTATTTGCTCAGGATGAACGAAAAATCCTGGAGAAAATATTCAATCCTTTTCAGCAGGAAGGTTTGAACAGTCTGGATTGTGAAATGAAGGTGAATTTTTCCGATCCTGGCATGGCGGAACTTTCGGGTTTCATGCCCCGCCTGATTTTATCGTATAAAAAAGGTGCCTTCAATTTAAGTTACAAGCTTCCTGAAAATATCCCGGACCAGATGAAAACACTGGTCCAGCCGTTACTTGAAAAAATGATCGGAAAGACGGATTTTGCGGATTACAATGCCGGCCTGGCAAAACTTCAAACCGAGTATTCCATTACAGGCATAAGCACGGTAGAAACTGGAACTGAGGTAGCAATGAAAGC
The nucleotide sequence above comes from Candidatus Wallbacteria bacterium. Encoded proteins:
- a CDS encoding radical SAM protein, producing the protein MNPLLFLSRLVTRNAGHFISGWKYPLAVSFSLTDRCQLSCPYCAIPSRGLNELSTSKVIRILESLKRLGCLRLGFTGGEPLLRDDISEIAEFACKQGFHLTLNSNGILLEEKKSIWQYFKTFFLSLEGNTETQKLLRGRPSTEEILRLIRKLVASGKKVITATVLCRENLEDVDFILEKASEIGFYADFELFSPHKLSGDFSYPGNTRLISVIERLQQLEKKGARIANSSANLRLLKKALKSGKFPRRMKCFAGKLSAFVDTDGSFYPCFDLREKIPPAQEFREIPPQNDYCSFCRCNGSLEFNACYSLYFQAILRNFKWW